The genomic DNA CACCATCACACAGCTCAGGGAACCTGGGCCTTCCAGGTCAGAAATGCATGCCCGGTCAGGAGAAACAGTCCAGGGCTTAGAACAGGGATGTTCATGTGATCCCGGTGAGGTCTGGTCCtgtctgagcctgtttcctcatctgaaatatGAGTTTCGGCTCGTGTATCCTAAAGCTTCAGCAGCTGGGATGCTCTTTTTGTGTCTGCTCTACAGACTCTGGCCCCATTCCAGTCGAGGGGTTGGACACCAGATGCCTGGTCCCTACAGAGAACCCCCGACTCTGGCCTCAGAGATCCACCTCCTCACTCCCCGCAGGTCCCCCGAGGTTCACTGCAGCCCCAGCCAGAGGAATGTGAGCCATTCCCGGCATCTCCTCCCCTGTGGCCAGCCCAGAGAGGAGCTGGGGCCTCTGGGCCATTCTGACAGGAAATTAGCTGGGCCTGGCCTTCCCCACTACCAGCTGCTCTGCTGACCCTGACCCCGTGTTTTCTGAAACCTGATACTGCAAATTTCAGAGCCTCCTCTCCATTCCCAAGGAGGCCAGGGTGAGCTCTGTGTCTAACCTCCAGCCTGCATGCTGGTTAGCCTTCCTGCCCTGGGAACCCCAGCCCTGCTGTGACCCTAAGCAGGCCCTACTCTCTCTAGGAGAGCGGTGTCCCCATGTCTGAGGCTTGAGGCGGAACTCATGTGCAGAGTGGCTACGACGTGGAAAACTTGCTTGGAGGGAGGCAAGTGGGAAGGGCTGTGGAGAGACCACGGAAGAGGCTGTTGTGGTCCAGGGAAAGGGTGCTGGTGGTTAGGATCAGGAAGGAACTGGGAAGATGTGAGGAACTGGACAGAGTCCAGAGCTGCTGAGGCAACATGATGAAATAAATGGGTGGTAGTCTGGCCATGGAGACTGCAGGGAGAGGTGTCTGAGGCCCCCTAGTTTCCTGAGTTGCAAAGCTGGATGCCGGGAGGTGCCTCTTGGGGAGACAGTGAGCACCAGGGGCTGAGCAGGGctgtgggaggaagagaaaggacccCAAGTTTGCCTTGGACCATACAGGCTTTCCGATGTCCTAGTGAACATGCGGATACCAAGAGGAATGGGCTGGAAATGCGcactggggaggcaggagagtaGATGGTAACCCACTCTGAGAGGCGGCCAGGGGTGCCACAGGGAAGAGAGATGCCAGCCGGCGCCCAGGGACACCCAAGCGGGCGACCTGCGCGGGGTGGACGCGGAGGGCGCGGGCGAGGAGCGGCGAGACGCAGGAACCACGCGAGAACGCTGTGCCCACCAGGGACGGAGGAGGGCGGTGCACGCGGCCAGCGCCGGCAGCTGCCGGAAGCCTCGGAAGAGGAAGCCCGGAGTGTCCTGGGGTCGCAGAGCACCTCCGGGAGCCCGATCTACGGAGTGGGCGGCCCAGGGGACAGGCCTGCAGCGGGCCGAGGCCGCGGGAGGCGAGAGCGGGCGGCCGGGCGCTGGGGCAGCGGCGGGAGGCCGTGGCGTCAAGGGCGAGCGAGAGGCAAGTGTTTCCACGCAGCCGAAGAGGCCGCGTCACCGAGAGGTCGAGGCAGCAGCCGCGGAGGCAGGGCCGACCCGGAGGCAGGGCCGACCCCCAGGAGGAGGCATCGCGACCGCGAGCGCCTTGTGCGGGCCGCTCCGCGCCTGCGCGGCCAGCGAGACGCACGTGCGagcgctcccgccccgccccgcgcacgcacacgcacacgcacgcacgcacgccgCACGCCTTAAAGCTCGGGCATCCTGACGTAAAATCCTGACGTAAAACCCCGCCTCAGGTCGTCTGTCCTGGAGGTGACGGCCGGAGGCGTCCCCGAGACGTCAGGTGGCGTCCAGCGACAGGCTCCTTCCGGAACGACGGCAGGCTACTGTCGCACGGAGTCTTCCGCTCACGGGTTTTCCACGAAACCTGCGGTTCGCCTCCGCCCGGGAGGAGCCCGGAGCCTGCGCCGGTGCCGAAGGGCGCCCCCCGGGGGCCACGTCGCGGCCCGGCCCTCCCTGTGCGCCGCGCAGCCGAGCGGGCCACCTCCCCCCGGGGCGCGGGAACCGGGTTCGCCCCTCGCCTTCCCGAGGTGTCGGCGGCGCCTGGC from Canis aureus isolate CA01 chromosome 23, VMU_Caureus_v.1.0, whole genome shotgun sequence includes the following:
- the LOC144295132 gene encoding uncharacterized protein LOC144295132; this translates as MSQREGGPPGAADTSGRRGANPVPAPRGEVARSAARRTGRAGPRRGPRGAPFGTGAGSGLLPGGGEPQVSWKTRERKTPCDSSLPSFRKEPVAGRHLTSRGRAERPAQGARGRDASSWGSALPPGRPCLRGCCLDLSVTRPLRLRGNTCLSLALDATASRRCPSARPPALASRGLGPLQACPLGRPLRRSGSRRCSATPGHSGLPLPRLPAAAGAGRVHRPPPSLGPRGSVRLLVAPGPSFVHWTLRLWPCPGLSGTILTVLSVPSFSPLPPLQMPPQVCFSSPTACILRSEQPQQWPPLATFPASLAPCASSPGRSF